The following coding sequences lie in one Takifugu rubripes chromosome 8, fTakRub1.2, whole genome shotgun sequence genomic window:
- the gart gene encoding trifunctional purine biosynthetic protein adenosine-3 isoform X2: MVVKVLVVGGGGREHALAWKLAQSPHIQQVLVAPGNAGTANGEKISNSEVSVSNHSILAQYCKDHQVGLVIVGPEAPLAAGIVDDLTAAGVACFGPSSKAAQLEASKSYSKAFMERHGIPTARYGSFTDPREACNFIRTADFPALVVKASGLAAGKGVIVAADQDEACQAVMDIMKDGAFGSAGDTVVVEELLEGEEVSCLCFTDGSSVAPMPPAQDHKRLQDGDLGPNTGGMGAYCPTPQVSQELLQQIREIVLQKTVDGMREEGSPYVGVLYAGLMLTKQGPKVLEFNCRFGDPECQVLLPLLKSDLYEVIQNTLEGKLATSAPVWHNDSSAVTVVMASSGYPGTYAKGVQIKGLSQLQDMELQVFHAGTALKDGCVVSSGGRVLTVTAVRPALETALQAANQGVAAIGFPGAVYRRDIGHRAITHLKQRRGLTYKDSGVDIAAGNKLVETIKPLAKATSRPGCNAELGGFAGLFDLKAAGFVDPILVSGTDGVGTKLKIAQACGRHGGLGQDLVAMCVNDVLAQGAEPLFFLDYFSCGSLDVDVASSVIGGIAKACEMAGCALLGGETAEMPGVYSAGEYDLAGFCVGAVERGALLPRIGDITEGDLLIGVASSGVHSNGFSLVRKVLERANLSYSSPSPFGTSAQTIGEALLTPTKIYSRLLLPILRSGAVKAYAHITGGGLLENIPRVLPQELAVDIDASRWSIPSVFSWLYKEGGLSEAEMTRTFNCGLGAVLVVSPINAQVVLHQLHAEKTAAWIVGSLAHKQPGGEPVVVRNLKHSLLKAEPACSDGMAVNQDSSAPHKRTRVGVLISGTGTNLQALIDQAKRPSSSAQIVVVISNRPGVQGLKRASLAGIQTRVVDHKLFGSRAEFDSTINTVLEEFGVELVCLAGFMRILTGTFVKKWTGKLLNIHPSLLPSFKGVNAQKQALQAGVRVAGCTVHFVAEEVDAGAIIVQEAVPVLVGDTEDSLCDRIREAEHRAFPTALELVASGTVRLGNDGHIEWKSPLKNTC; encoded by the exons ATGGTGGTAAAGGTGTTGGTGGTCGGAGGCGGTGGACGGGAACATGCACTGGCCTGGAAGCTGGCCCAGTCGCCGCACATTCAGCAGGTGCTGGTGGCGCCTGGAAACGCCGGCACAGCAAACGGCGAGAAGATCAGCAACTCGG AGGTTTCCGTTAGCAACCATTCCATCTTGGCTCAGTACTGTAAGGATCACCAGGTGGGGCTCGTCATCGTGGGACCAGAGGCACCCTTGGCTGCAG GAATTGTGGACGACCTGACGGCGGCTGGAGTCGCGTGTTTTGGGCCGTCATCCAAGGCGGCGCAACTTGAGGCCAGCAAAAGTTACTCAAAGGCCTTTATGGAGCGTCACGGCATTCCAACGGCCCGTTACGGCTCCTTCACTGACCCCCGGGAGGCTTGCAACTTCATCCGCAC GGCCGACTTCCCAGCGCTGGTGGTGAAGGCGAGCGGGCTGGCGGCAGGCAAGGGTGTCATCGTGGCGGCAGATCAAGACGAGGCTTGTCAGGCTGTGATGGACATCATGAAG GATGGAGCATTTGGCTCTGCAGGAGACACCGTAGTGGTGGAAGAGctcctggagggggaggaagtgtcT tgtctgtgtttcactgaCGGTTCCTCTGTGGCTCCCATGCCTCCGGCTCAGGACCATAAGCGGCTGCAGGATGGTGACCTGGGTCCAAACACTGGTGGCATGGGGGCTTACTGCCCCACCCCTCAG GTGagtcaggagctgctgcagcagatcagAGAGATTGTTCTGCAGAAGACCGTCGACgggatgagggaggaaggatCTCCTTATGTTG GCGTGTTGTATGCAGGTCTTATGTTGACCAAACAGGGACCAAAAGTCCTCGAGTTCAACTGCCGCTTTGGTGATCCCGAGTGTCAG GTGCTGCTGCCTCTCCTGAAAAGTGATTTATACGAAGTTATCCAAAACACCCTGGAAGGTAAACTGGCCACCAGCGCCCCCGTGTGGCACAATGACAGCTCTGCAGTCACCGTGGTCATGGCCAGCTCTGGGTATCCTGGCACCTATGCAAAAGGAGTCCAGATTAAAG GTCTGTCTCAGCTTCAGGACATGGAGCTGCAGGTTTTTCATGCAGGCACTGCCCTCAAGGATGGATGCGTGGTGTCTAGCGGTGGACGCGTCCTCACTGTCACTGCAGTCAGGCCTGCATTGGAGACAGCACTGCAGGCAGCCAACCAGGGTGTGGCTGCCATCGGCTTCCCTGGAGCTGTGTACCGACGCGACATTGGTCACAGAGCCATCACCCACCTGAAGCagcgcag GGGTCTGACCTACAAGGACAGTGGAGTGGACATCGCTGCTGGCAACAAGCTAGTGGAGACCATCAAACCACTGGCCAAGGCCACGTCTCGTCCC GGCTGTAATGCTGAACTGGGAGGTTTTGCTGGCCTGTTTGACCTGAAGGCAGCAGGCTTTGTGGACCCCATCCTGGTGTCTGGAACTGATGGAGTAGGAACCAAACTCaag atCGCACAGGCATGCGGCCGCCATGGCGGCCTGGGCCAGGACCTGGTGGCGATGTGTGTGAACGATGTGCTGGCTCAGGGTGCAGAGCCGCTCTTCTTTCTCGACTATTTCTCCTGTGGCAGCCTGGATGTCGACGTTGCTTCCTCAGTCATCGGTGGCATTGCCAAAGCTTGTGAAATGGCTGGATGTGCTCTGCTCG GTGGTGAGACAGCAGAAATGCCAGGTGTTTACAGTGCAGGGGAGTACGATCTGGCCGGGTTCTGTGTCGGAGCAGTGGAACGTGGAGCTCTCCTGCCTCGGATCGGTGACATCACGGAAGGAGACCTACTGATTGGTGTCGCCTCCTCTGGGGTCCACAGTAATGGCTTCAGCCTTGTCCGTAAAGTCCTGGAGAGAGCCAACCTCAGCTACAGCTCCCCGTCCCCTTTTGGCACATCAGCACAGACCATTG GAGAGGCTTTGCTGACACCAACCAAGATCTACAGTCGCTTGTTGCTGCCTATACTGCGAAGTGGTGCTGTTAAGGCCTATGCGCACATCACAGGTGGAGGGTTGCTCGAGAACATCCCGCGGGTGCTTCCCCAGGAACTGGCTGTCGATATAG ATGCATCTCGGTGGAGCATCCCTTCTGTGTTTTCTTGGCTCTACAAGGAGGGAGGACTGAGTGAGGCGGAGATGACCCGCACCTTCAACTGTGGCCTGGGGGCAGTGCTGGTGGTGTCGCCCATCAATGCTCAGGTGGTCCTCCACCAGCTTCATGCAGAGAAGACGGCAGCCTGGATCGTCGGATCACTGGCCCATAAGCAGCCTG GGGGAGAACCTGTGGTGGTGCGAAACCTAAAGCACAGCCTCCTGAAAGCAGAACCTGCATGTAGTGATGGGATGGCcgtcaaccaggacagcagtGCACCTCACAAGAGGACCAGAGTTGGTGTGCTGATATCTGGAacag GCACCAACCTGCAGGCACTGATAGACCAGGCCAAGCGTCCGTCCAGCTCTGCACAGATTGTGGTGGTCATCTCCAACAGACCTGGAGTTCAGGGCCTGAAGAGGGCATCTCTGGCTGGCATCCAGACACGG GTGGTGGACCACAAACTATTCGGGAGCCGTGCAGAGTTTGACAGCACCATCAACACTGTACTGGAGGAGTTTGGAGTGGAGCTGGTGTGTCTTGCTGGGTTTATGCGGATCCTCACAGGGACTTTTGTCAAGAAGTGGACTG GAAAGCTGCTGAACATCCACCCATCTCTGCTGCCCTCATTCAAGGGTGTGAATGCTCAGAAACAGGCTCTGCAGGCAGGGGTGAGAGTCGCTGGCTGCACAGTCCACTTTGTCGCT GAGGAAGTGGATGCAGGTGCCATCATCGTGCAGGAGGCTGTGCCTGTGTTAGTTGGTGACACGGAGGACAGCTTGTGTGACAGAATCAGGGAGGCTGAACACAGAGCCTTCCCCACGGCTCTTGAGCTGGTGGCCAGTGGTACTGTCCGTCTTGGAAACGATGGACACATTGAGTGGAAGTCCCCCTTGAAGAACACATGTTAA
- the hemk2 gene encoding methyltransferase N6AMT1 isoform X2 — translation MSLHSGCELRFTTKRRRIGTKRKLSRRLNMSASYPTPVYSHVGRGDFRDVYEPAEDTFLLMDALEKDAERLRQSCPAVILEVGSGSGVVSAFLASMIGPSALYLCTDVNPAAAQCTAKTSSSNKVSLQPVITSLVDSLLSRLSGKVDVLVFNPPYVVTPSEEVGSRGIEAAWAGGSRGREVTDRFLPVVAQLLSTKGSFYLITIAENDPEEIITSLCQQGLQGESFLTRRAGNERLSVLRFLKG, via the exons ATGAGCTTACACTCTGGATGTGAGCTGCGTTTCACCactaaaagaagaagaattggGACCAAGCGGAAGTTAAG CCGACGACTCAACATGTCTGCCAGTTATCCGACACCAGTTTACTCCCACGTCGGTCGAGGAGACTTCAGAGACGTCTATGAGCCGGCGGAGGACACTTTTCTACTCATGGACGCCCTGGAGAAAGACGCAGAGAGGCTGCGGCAGAGCTG TCCAGCTGTGATTCTGGAGGTCGGCAGTGGTTCAGGAGTGGTGTCTGCATTTCTGGCATCAATGATCGGACCTTCCGCTTTATATCT TTGCACTGATGTGAATCCCGCTGCAGCACAGTGCACAGCAAAGACATCCTCCTCCAACAAAGTGTCGCTGCAACCTGTCATCACATCCCTG GTGGACAGTCTTCTGTCCCGCTTAAGTGGGAAAGTGGATGTCCTCGTCTTCAACCCCCCGTATGTGGTCACCCCATCTGAAGAG GTCGGCAGCAGAGGAATCGAGGCTGCGTGGGCCGGAGGGAGCAGAGGACGGGAGGTCACCGACAGGTTTCTCCCCGTTGTGGCTCAGCTGCTCTCCACCAAGGGGTCGTTTTACCTCATTACGATTGCCGAGAATGACCCAG AGGAAATCATCACTTCCCTTTGCCAGCAGGGTCTGCAAGGGGAGTCTTTCTTGACCAGGAGAGCTGGAAATGAAAGACTCTCGGTTTTGCGCTTCCTAAAGGGCTGA
- the gart gene encoding trifunctional purine biosynthetic protein adenosine-3 isoform X1: MVVKVLVVGGGGREHALAWKLAQSPHIQQVLVAPGNAGTANGEKISNSEVSVSNHSILAQYCKDHQVGLVIVGPEAPLAAGIVDDLTAAGVACFGPSSKAAQLEASKSYSKAFMERHGIPTARYGSFTDPREACNFIRTADFPALVVKASGLAAGKGVIVAADQDEACQAVMDIMKDGAFGSAGDTVVVEELLEGEEVSCLCFTDGSSVAPMPPAQDHKRLQDGDLGPNTGGMGAYCPTPQVSQELLQQIREIVLQKTVDGMREEGSPYVGVLYAGLMLTKQGPKVLEFNCRFGDPECQVLLPLLKSDLYEVIQNTLEGKLATSAPVWHNDSSAVTVVMASSGYPGTYAKGVQIKGLSQLQDMELQVFHAGTALKDGCVVSSGGRVLTVTAVRPALETALQAANQGVAAIGFPGAVYRRDIGHRAITHLKQRRGLTYKDSGVDIAAGNKLVETIKPLAKATSRPGCNAELGGFAGLFDLKAAGFVDPILVSGTDGVGTKLKIAQACGRHGGLGQDLVAMCVNDVLAQGAEPLFFLDYFSCGSLDVDVASSVIGGIAKACEMAGCALLGEDDHGCSSFLPSVTPFSASPGGETAEMPGVYSAGEYDLAGFCVGAVERGALLPRIGDITEGDLLIGVASSGVHSNGFSLVRKVLERANLSYSSPSPFGTSAQTIGEALLTPTKIYSRLLLPILRSGAVKAYAHITGGGLLENIPRVLPQELAVDIDASRWSIPSVFSWLYKEGGLSEAEMTRTFNCGLGAVLVVSPINAQVVLHQLHAEKTAAWIVGSLAHKQPGGEPVVVRNLKHSLLKAEPACSDGMAVNQDSSAPHKRTRVGVLISGTGTNLQALIDQAKRPSSSAQIVVVISNRPGVQGLKRASLAGIQTRVVDHKLFGSRAEFDSTINTVLEEFGVELVCLAGFMRILTGTFVKKWTGKLLNIHPSLLPSFKGVNAQKQALQAGVRVAGCTVHFVAEEVDAGAIIVQEAVPVLVGDTEDSLCDRIREAEHRAFPTALELVASGTVRLGNDGHIEWKSPLKNTC, encoded by the exons ATGGTGGTAAAGGTGTTGGTGGTCGGAGGCGGTGGACGGGAACATGCACTGGCCTGGAAGCTGGCCCAGTCGCCGCACATTCAGCAGGTGCTGGTGGCGCCTGGAAACGCCGGCACAGCAAACGGCGAGAAGATCAGCAACTCGG AGGTTTCCGTTAGCAACCATTCCATCTTGGCTCAGTACTGTAAGGATCACCAGGTGGGGCTCGTCATCGTGGGACCAGAGGCACCCTTGGCTGCAG GAATTGTGGACGACCTGACGGCGGCTGGAGTCGCGTGTTTTGGGCCGTCATCCAAGGCGGCGCAACTTGAGGCCAGCAAAAGTTACTCAAAGGCCTTTATGGAGCGTCACGGCATTCCAACGGCCCGTTACGGCTCCTTCACTGACCCCCGGGAGGCTTGCAACTTCATCCGCAC GGCCGACTTCCCAGCGCTGGTGGTGAAGGCGAGCGGGCTGGCGGCAGGCAAGGGTGTCATCGTGGCGGCAGATCAAGACGAGGCTTGTCAGGCTGTGATGGACATCATGAAG GATGGAGCATTTGGCTCTGCAGGAGACACCGTAGTGGTGGAAGAGctcctggagggggaggaagtgtcT tgtctgtgtttcactgaCGGTTCCTCTGTGGCTCCCATGCCTCCGGCTCAGGACCATAAGCGGCTGCAGGATGGTGACCTGGGTCCAAACACTGGTGGCATGGGGGCTTACTGCCCCACCCCTCAG GTGagtcaggagctgctgcagcagatcagAGAGATTGTTCTGCAGAAGACCGTCGACgggatgagggaggaaggatCTCCTTATGTTG GCGTGTTGTATGCAGGTCTTATGTTGACCAAACAGGGACCAAAAGTCCTCGAGTTCAACTGCCGCTTTGGTGATCCCGAGTGTCAG GTGCTGCTGCCTCTCCTGAAAAGTGATTTATACGAAGTTATCCAAAACACCCTGGAAGGTAAACTGGCCACCAGCGCCCCCGTGTGGCACAATGACAGCTCTGCAGTCACCGTGGTCATGGCCAGCTCTGGGTATCCTGGCACCTATGCAAAAGGAGTCCAGATTAAAG GTCTGTCTCAGCTTCAGGACATGGAGCTGCAGGTTTTTCATGCAGGCACTGCCCTCAAGGATGGATGCGTGGTGTCTAGCGGTGGACGCGTCCTCACTGTCACTGCAGTCAGGCCTGCATTGGAGACAGCACTGCAGGCAGCCAACCAGGGTGTGGCTGCCATCGGCTTCCCTGGAGCTGTGTACCGACGCGACATTGGTCACAGAGCCATCACCCACCTGAAGCagcgcag GGGTCTGACCTACAAGGACAGTGGAGTGGACATCGCTGCTGGCAACAAGCTAGTGGAGACCATCAAACCACTGGCCAAGGCCACGTCTCGTCCC GGCTGTAATGCTGAACTGGGAGGTTTTGCTGGCCTGTTTGACCTGAAGGCAGCAGGCTTTGTGGACCCCATCCTGGTGTCTGGAACTGATGGAGTAGGAACCAAACTCaag atCGCACAGGCATGCGGCCGCCATGGCGGCCTGGGCCAGGACCTGGTGGCGATGTGTGTGAACGATGTGCTGGCTCAGGGTGCAGAGCCGCTCTTCTTTCTCGACTATTTCTCCTGTGGCAGCCTGGATGTCGACGTTGCTTCCTCAGTCATCGGTGGCATTGCCAAAGCTTGTGAAATGGCTGGATGTGCTCTGCTCGGTGAGGACGATCATGGGTGTTCTTCATTTTTGCCATCTGTCACACCTTTCTCTGCCTCTCCAGGTGGTGAGACAGCAGAAATGCCAGGTGTTTACAGTGCAGGGGAGTACGATCTGGCCGGGTTCTGTGTCGGAGCAGTGGAACGTGGAGCTCTCCTGCCTCGGATCGGTGACATCACGGAAGGAGACCTACTGATTGGTGTCGCCTCCTCTGGGGTCCACAGTAATGGCTTCAGCCTTGTCCGTAAAGTCCTGGAGAGAGCCAACCTCAGCTACAGCTCCCCGTCCCCTTTTGGCACATCAGCACAGACCATTG GAGAGGCTTTGCTGACACCAACCAAGATCTACAGTCGCTTGTTGCTGCCTATACTGCGAAGTGGTGCTGTTAAGGCCTATGCGCACATCACAGGTGGAGGGTTGCTCGAGAACATCCCGCGGGTGCTTCCCCAGGAACTGGCTGTCGATATAG ATGCATCTCGGTGGAGCATCCCTTCTGTGTTTTCTTGGCTCTACAAGGAGGGAGGACTGAGTGAGGCGGAGATGACCCGCACCTTCAACTGTGGCCTGGGGGCAGTGCTGGTGGTGTCGCCCATCAATGCTCAGGTGGTCCTCCACCAGCTTCATGCAGAGAAGACGGCAGCCTGGATCGTCGGATCACTGGCCCATAAGCAGCCTG GGGGAGAACCTGTGGTGGTGCGAAACCTAAAGCACAGCCTCCTGAAAGCAGAACCTGCATGTAGTGATGGGATGGCcgtcaaccaggacagcagtGCACCTCACAAGAGGACCAGAGTTGGTGTGCTGATATCTGGAacag GCACCAACCTGCAGGCACTGATAGACCAGGCCAAGCGTCCGTCCAGCTCTGCACAGATTGTGGTGGTCATCTCCAACAGACCTGGAGTTCAGGGCCTGAAGAGGGCATCTCTGGCTGGCATCCAGACACGG GTGGTGGACCACAAACTATTCGGGAGCCGTGCAGAGTTTGACAGCACCATCAACACTGTACTGGAGGAGTTTGGAGTGGAGCTGGTGTGTCTTGCTGGGTTTATGCGGATCCTCACAGGGACTTTTGTCAAGAAGTGGACTG GAAAGCTGCTGAACATCCACCCATCTCTGCTGCCCTCATTCAAGGGTGTGAATGCTCAGAAACAGGCTCTGCAGGCAGGGGTGAGAGTCGCTGGCTGCACAGTCCACTTTGTCGCT GAGGAAGTGGATGCAGGTGCCATCATCGTGCAGGAGGCTGTGCCTGTGTTAGTTGGTGACACGGAGGACAGCTTGTGTGACAGAATCAGGGAGGCTGAACACAGAGCCTTCCCCACGGCTCTTGAGCTGGTGGCCAGTGGTACTGTCCGTCTTGGAAACGATGGACACATTGAGTGGAAGTCCCCCTTGAAGAACACATGTTAA
- the hemk2 gene encoding methyltransferase N6AMT1 isoform X3 encodes MKGEQNCRRLNMSASYPTPVYSHVGRGDFRDVYEPAEDTFLLMDALEKDAERLRQSCPAVILEVGSGSGVVSAFLASMIGPSALYLCTDVNPAAAQCTAKTSSSNKVSLQPVITSLVDSLLSRLSGKVDVLVFNPPYVVTPSEEVGSRGIEAAWAGGSRGREVTDRFLPVVAQLLSTKGSFYLITIAENDPEEIITSLCQQGLQGESFLTRRAGNERLSVLRFLKG; translated from the exons CCGACGACTCAACATGTCTGCCAGTTATCCGACACCAGTTTACTCCCACGTCGGTCGAGGAGACTTCAGAGACGTCTATGAGCCGGCGGAGGACACTTTTCTACTCATGGACGCCCTGGAGAAAGACGCAGAGAGGCTGCGGCAGAGCTG TCCAGCTGTGATTCTGGAGGTCGGCAGTGGTTCAGGAGTGGTGTCTGCATTTCTGGCATCAATGATCGGACCTTCCGCTTTATATCT TTGCACTGATGTGAATCCCGCTGCAGCACAGTGCACAGCAAAGACATCCTCCTCCAACAAAGTGTCGCTGCAACCTGTCATCACATCCCTG GTGGACAGTCTTCTGTCCCGCTTAAGTGGGAAAGTGGATGTCCTCGTCTTCAACCCCCCGTATGTGGTCACCCCATCTGAAGAG GTCGGCAGCAGAGGAATCGAGGCTGCGTGGGCCGGAGGGAGCAGAGGACGGGAGGTCACCGACAGGTTTCTCCCCGTTGTGGCTCAGCTGCTCTCCACCAAGGGGTCGTTTTACCTCATTACGATTGCCGAGAATGACCCAG AGGAAATCATCACTTCCCTTTGCCAGCAGGGTCTGCAAGGGGAGTCTTTCTTGACCAGGAGAGCTGGAAATGAAAGACTCTCGGTTTTGCGCTTCCTAAAGGGCTGA
- the LOC115250757 gene encoding uncharacterized protein, giving the protein MEELTPTVSEEEEEELAKGAMLWSIQEALEKQTLQIGASACGATAVVDVLKALTVDVAPEEADRCVKTCLRRNEAPLPDYLLSRSEAGATHAQLIQGAEEASRGKVSGRFFHLYPRRRVKLVTWLARWIRKGAVPVATMNMQLAVPAGEEVPDAWHHQLIFGVAPNAVFMTNPLDVVSEDILHQRLCSESVLLIRREDVLQRLTPACCLANLSEPRWEALDVQGQVRMMCQEEEEDGSKSAHIRIPAAYSSGITLFALQQSALGQELIRAPELPLLG; this is encoded by the exons ATGGAAGAACTGACGCCGACGgtcagtgaagaggaggaggaagagttggCAAAGGGAGCCATGCTCTGGTCCATCCAGGAGGCTTTAGAGAAGCAGACCTTGCAGATTGGTGCATCTGCCTGTGGAGCCACCGCTGTGGTGGACGTGCTGAAGGCTCTCACAGTGGACGTGGCCCCCGAGGAAGCCGACCGTTGTGTTAAAACCTGTCTAAGGAGGAACGAGGCACCGCTGCCTGACTACCTGCTGTCCCGGAGTGAAGCTG GTGCAACTCACGCTCAGCTTATCCAGGGCGCAGAGGAGGCGAGTCGGGGGAAAGTGTCAGGCCGCTTCTTTCACCTTTACCCTCGGCGAAGGGTCAAGCTGGTCACCTGGCTCGCACGCTGGATCCGTAAAGGTGCTGTTCCCGTGGCAACCATGAACATGCAGCTGGCTGTGCCTGCTGGGGAGGAGGTGCCAGATGCTTGGCACCATCAACTGATCTTTGGTGTGGCGCCAAATGCAGTTTTCATGACAAATCCTCTGGATGTTG tgAGTGAGGACATCTTGCACCAGAGACTCTGCAGCGAGTCGGTGCTCCTGATCCGGCGAGAAGATGTCCTGCAGCGCCTCACACCTGCCTGCTGCCTGGCCAACCTATCTGAACCGCGATGGGAAGCGCTGGATGTCCAAG GTCAGGTGAGAATGATGTgccaagaagaagaggaggatgggtCCAAGTCAGCACACATCAGGATCCCTGCAGCGTACAGTTCAGGCATCACACTTTTCGCTCTGCAACAGTCGGCGCTGGGTCAGGAGCTCATCAGGGCTCCTGAGCTCCCTTTGTTGGGTTAG